One part of the Humulus lupulus chromosome 9, drHumLupu1.1, whole genome shotgun sequence genome encodes these proteins:
- the LOC133800990 gene encoding uncharacterized protein At5g01610-like, whose amino-acid sequence MEKALTKVSSLKVGSLWISKKAKEELSNISEEITTLSSTVEEKAKWIFNKLKGTPPKTLPDLLREYNLPPGLFPQNITCYEFDEAKARLIVYLPSTCEVSFKDSSVIRYANRVKAILLRGKLTGIEGMKTKVLVWVKVTCVAVESSKSDKVWFTAGVKKSRPKDAYLAASNGVRVEEF is encoded by the exons atggAGAAGGCTCTGACAAAAGTGAGTAGCTTAAAAGTTGGGAGCTTATGGATTTCAAAGAAAGCCAAGGAGGAACTCTCTAATATCTCTGAGGAAATCACT ACTTTGTCAAGTACAGTTGAGGAGAAAGCAAAATGGATTTTCAACAAACTGAAAG GGACGCCACCGAAAACCTTGCCAGATCTCCTCCGAGAGTACAACTTACCACCCGGACTCTTTCCCCAGAACATAACCTGTTACGAATTTGATGAAGCAAAAGCAAGGCTGATCGTGTATCTGCCATCAACATGTGAGGTTAGCTTCAAGGATTCATCTGTTATAAGGTATGCAAACCGAGTCAAAGCGATTCTGCTCAGGGGAAAGCTAACAGGAATTGAGGGAATGAAGACAAAGGTCCTAGTTTGGGTTAAAGTCACTTGTGTGGCAGTTGAAAGTTCCAAATCCGATAAGGTATGGTTCACGGCAGGAGTCAAGAAATCAAGGCCTAAGGATGCTTATCTAGCTGCCAGTAATGGTGTTCGAGTAGAAGAATTCTGA